A single Gadus macrocephalus chromosome 22, ASM3116895v1 DNA region contains:
- the LOC132451433 gene encoding secretagogin-like encodes MDGLDATVFLQTWQHFDPEDKGFIEDTELDGFLQHAWKTTGKQRGEEPGEEERRVRSLQGRLQRDQLAAILLPAEESFLLGFRRETPLDDSVKFMRIWRNYDADSSGFISAAQLKGFLQDLLLHRRHSVTPGKLEEYTGTMVKIFDPNGDGRLDLNDMARILSLKENFLLKFKMDACSLEDRMRDFEKIFAHYDVSGTGALEGPEVDGFVRDMMELVKPGLRGADLDHFRTALLGHCDLNQDGKIQKNELALCLGLKLG; translated from the exons ATGGACGGTTTGGACGCTACCGTGTTTCTACAAACCTGGCAGCACTTTGACCCTGAAG ATAAAGGTTTCATTGAAGACACGGAGCTGGACGGCTTCCTGCAGCACGCCTGGAAGACGACTGGGAAGCAg agaggagaggagcccggggaggaggagaggcgggtGAGGAGCCTGCAGGGCCGCCTCCAGAGGGACCAG cTGGCAGCCATCTTGCTTCCTGCAGAGGAGAGCTTCCTGCTTGGGTTTCGTCGGGAGACCCCTCTGGACGACAGCGTTAAGTTCATGAGA atCTGGAGGAACTACGACGCAGACAGCAGTGGCTTCATATCAGCCGCTCAACTCAAG GGCTTCCTTCAAGATCTGCTCCTCCACCGCAGACACTCCGTCACACCCGGAAAACTGGAGGAGTACACCGGCACCATG GTAAAGATATTTGACCCAAACGGAGACGGACGACTAGATCTTAACGACATGGCCAG AATCCTGTCACTAAAGGAGAACTTCCTGCTCAAGTTCAAAATGGAT GCTTGTTCATTGGAGGACCGGATGAGAGACTTTGAGAAGATCTTTGCTCACTATGACGTC AGTGGGACGGGGGCTCTGGAGGGGCCGGAGGTTGACGGGTTCGTCAGAGACATGATGGAGCTGGTCAAG CCCGGCCTCAGGGGAGCGGACCTAGACCACTTCCGCACGGCTCTGCTGGGCCACTGCGACCTCAACCAGGACGGGAAGATCCAGAAGAACGAACTGGCCCTCTGCCTGGGACTCAAACTGGGttaa
- the tmem65 gene encoding transmembrane protein 65 produces MIKLCLQRAARPAGALWTPLTPALVLGLTPGRPQVAPRHMPVRLMGTHGRKEPRETLRSPEAAKDFIHRLLPGERTRLLQALQSFESLAIDQANQEAPQLTGAQIRYVLLHNAIPFVGFGFLDNAIMIAAGTQIELSIGVTLGISTMAAAALGNLVSDLAGLGLAGYVEALALRLGMQVPDLSAKQLDLWQTRLSSHMGKAIGITIGCILGMFPLFFLGDDDEKKKAKETPQP; encoded by the exons ATGATAAAGCTCTGCCTACAGAGAGCTGCCCGACCGGCCGGCGCCCTCTGGACCCCGCTGACACCGGCCCTGGTCCTTGGGCTGACCCCGGGTCGGCCCCAGGTCGCGCCCCGACACATGCCCGTCCGTCTGATGGGGACGCACGGCAGGAAGGAGCCGAGGGAGACGCTCCGCTCCCCCGAGGCGGCCAAGGACTTCATCCACCGGCTCCTACCCGGCGAAAGGACCCGCTTGCTGCAGGCGCTGCAGAGCTTCGAGTCCCTGGCCATTGAtcaag CAAACCAAGAAGCACCTCAACTAACCGGGGCGCAGATCAGATACG TGCTGCTCCACAACGCCATCCCATTCGTTGGATTTGGTTTCCTTGACAACGCCATCATGATCGCAGCA GGAACGCAGATTGAGCTGTCGATCGGGGTGACGCTCGggatctccaccatggccg CGGCGGCCCTGGGGAACCTGGTCTCGGACCTGGCGGGGCTGGGCCTGGCGGGCTACGTGGAGGCCCTGGCGCTGCGGCTGGGCATGCAGGTCCCCGACCTGTCGGCCAAGCAGCTGGACCTGTGGCAGACCAGGCTGAGCTCCCACATG ggTAAGGCCATCGGGATCACCATCGGTTGTATCCTGGGGATGttccccctcttcttcctcgGTGACGACGATGAGAAGAAGAAAGCCAAAGAAACGCCCCAGCCctga
- the LOC132451428 gene encoding protein MTSS 1-like — protein sequence MPPDGSQDWCRPGPYELRRSKTTDPSSHLACDVTNPGEEPARARVGGSASRSKEEREVHEELSRALARGLRLDLGGGSLQGSSGYSSQTPTPAQTPTPAQTPSRADHPLQAPGSDWDYFSMATDQEADPERSSRFHPKRPAPSSSSAPLGVATIRRAPSSKPSLRRPPGAPGPVRPPMIPVKTPTVPDRPFPPPTGPPTPLGPPAPAGPPAPLGPPAPLCPLPGPGADSPAPPPQQQGAPVPRGPERRPLPGLLEEAELGEGVLASIRRGVPLRGGDTDDRSAPRTH from the exons ATGCCCCCAGACGGGtcccag GACTGGTGCAGACCGGGTCCCTACGAGCTACGAAGGAGCAAGACTACCGATCCCAGCAGCCACCTGGCTTGTGATGTCACCAAcccgggggaggagccagcgaGGGCCAGGGTTGGAGGCTCTGCGTCACGCTCCAAG gaggagcgggaggtgcACGAGGAGCTGAGCAGGGCCCTGGCCAGGGGCCTCCGGCTGGACCTCGGGGGGGGGTCGCTGCAGGGCTCCAGCGGCTACAGCAGccagacccccacccccgcGCAGACCCCCACCCCCGCACAGACCCCCAGCCGCGCAGACCACCCGCTGCAGGCCcccg gctcagACTGGGACTACTTCTCCATGGCAACGGACCAGGAGGCGGACCCGGAGCGCTCCTCCCGGTTCCATCCCAAACGCCCCGCCCCCAGCAGTAGCTCCGCCCCTCTGGGCGTGGCCACCATCCGCCGGGCCCCCTCCTCCAAACCCAGCCTCCggcggcccccgggggccccgggccccgtcAGACCCCCCATGATCCCCGTCAAGACCCCCACCGTGCCCGACCggcccttccccccccccaccggaccCCCCACGCCCctcggcccccccgcccccgccgggccccccgcccccctcggcccccccgcccccctctgccccctccccGGGCCCGGTGCCGactcccccgcgccccccccccagcagcagggggCCCCCGtcccccggggccccgagagGAGGCCCCTCCCCGGGCtgctggaggaggcggagctgggggagggggtgctggCCTCCATCAGGAGGGGGGTCccgctgagggggggggacaccgACGACCGCTCGGCCCCCCGgacccactga